A part of Rhinoderma darwinii isolate aRhiDar2 chromosome 1, aRhiDar2.hap1, whole genome shotgun sequence genomic DNA contains:
- the LOC142742033 gene encoding uncharacterized protein LOC142742033: MEYSLLVKLNICSLFYFLCAAYDDVINRPTDRRNLFTERGCCKRQSNFVYIGQDISGSPVSVDVGLCRSHCGVPQRFSSYNSGFPGLPKHSSMLDFLKNKKLRERMPDTTHTSSSEPSCPQETSCQPTKVGLERVLLFQGIQEVEVIEDCQCNPTPQECIRMPFLKTFFPDTPFESTVDVGKCSSPTVNSGLQCAPTKFDTVIVESLNGAEVVQTLETCEMMKNCYRVTYIEYYYEVIYNAKGVKEKRVKEIDVGRCLGGCSSGNHCLLRDSRNKDQCLVWAEGSGNCCVPQEYETHNFRSRTGHIRSVLAIKTCKSQI; this comes from the exons ATGGAGTACTCCTTGCTGGTGAAGCTCAACATCTGCAGTTTATTTTACTTCTTGTGTGCAGCTT ATGACGATGTGATAAACAGGCCTACTGACCGAAGGAATTTATTTACAGAACGAGGATGTTGTAAACGACAGAGCAATTTTGTCTATATTGGACAAG ATATTTCAGGCAGTCCTGTAAGTGTGGATGTTGGCTTATGCAGATCTCACTGCGGAGTCCCCCAAAGATTCAGTTCTTACAATTCTGGATTTCCTGGACTTCCAAAGCATTCTTCAATGCTGGatttcctgaaaaataaaaag TTACGAGAGAGAATGCCTGACACAACGCATACATCAAGCTCAGAGCCATCATGTCCCCAGGAAACCAGCTGTCAACCAACAAAGGTTGGACTAGAGAGGGTTCTACTATTTCAGGGAATTCAAGAAGTAGAGGTGATCGAGGACTGTCAATGCAATCCCACCCCACAGGAGTGCATCCGAATGCCATTTCTTAAGACCTTCTTTCCAGACACACCCTTTGAGTCAACAGTGGATGTTGGGAAATGTTCAAGTCCTACAGTTAATTCAG GTCTTCAGTGCGCCCCAACTAAATTCGACACTGTAATTGTTGAAAGTCTAAATGGAGCAGAAGTAGTGCAGACCTTAGAAACATGTGAAATGATGAAGAACTGCTACAGGGTCACCTATATTGAATATTACTATGAAGTCATATATAATGCCAAGGGTGTCAAAGAGAAGAGAGTTAAG GAAATTGATGTAGGACGTTGCTTAGGAGGCTGTTCATCAGGAAATCACTGTCTTCTCAG GGATTCTCGGAACAAAGATCAATGCTTGGTGTGGGCTGAAGGATCAGGCAATTGTTGTGTACCACAGGAATATGAAACCCATAATTTCAGAAGCAGAACCGGACACATACGTTCCGTGTTAGCCATTAAGACGTGCAAAAGCCAAATTTAA